GAACCCGCACCATCATCGGCACGGACACCTCCTGGCGAGCCGCTCAGGGGCCGATCGTCTCCTCCGGCCTGCTCGACGGCGAGACCCATGACGCCCGGGACGAACAGCCCGGCTGGTCCAGCCCTGGTTTCGACGACGGCGACTGGTCACCGGTGGGCGTTGTCACCAGGGATCCGGCAACGCTGGTCGCCCCCACCGGCCCACCGGTGCGCTGCACCCAGGAGGTCGCCGCGGCCCGGGTGACCACCCTCGACGGCGACCGCCTCCTGGTGGACTTCGGACAGAACCTCGTCGGCCGGGTCCGTATCACCGTGACCGGGTCGGCCGGGCACACGGTCGTCGTCCGCCACGCCGAGGTGCTCCAGGACGGAGAGCTGTGCGTCCGCCCCCTGCGCGACGCCACCTCCACCGACCGGTACATCCTCCGGGGCGGGGACCGGGAGACATGGGAACCGCGCTTCACGATCCACGGCTTCCGCTACGCCGAGATCACCGGCTGGCGCGGCGGGGACCCCCACCGCGACATCGTCGCCCGCGTCCACCACACCGACATGGCCCGCACGGGCTGGTTCGAATGCTCTGACGAGCAGGTGAACCGGCTGCACGAGAACGTGGTGTGGAGCCTGCGCGGCAACTTCGTCGACGTTCCCACCGACTGTCCGCAGCGAGACGAGCGGCTCGGCTGGACCGGGGACATCCAGGTCTTCGCGCCCACCGCCGCCTTCCTGTACGACTGCCACGGCATGCTCGCGTCCTGGCTGCGCGACGTCGCCGTCGAGCAGCACGACGACGGCACCGTGCCCTGGTTCGTACCCACCATCCCCGGCGGCCCGCAGTGGACGCCGGCCCGACCCGGCGCCGGCTGGGGCGACGTCGTGACGCTGACCCCGTGGGCCCTGTACCAGGACTCCGGCGACACCGGGCTGCTGGCCGCCCAGTACGACAGCGCACGCCGCTGGGTCGATCTCATCACCGAGCTCGCGGGCCCGTCGGGCCTGTGGAACCGCGGCTACCAACTCGGCGACTGGCTCGACCCCTCGGCGCCCCCGGACGACCCAGGCGCCGGCCGCACCGACCGCCACCTCATCGCCACCGCCTATTACGCCTGGTCCACCGCGCATCTGGCACGGATGGCCGAAGTCCTCGGTCACGACGACGACCGGCAGCACTACGAGCAGCTCGCGCAGCGCATACGCCAGGCTTTCATCAATGCCCACGTGCTTGCCTCCGGCCTGATGACCAGCGACACCCAGACCGCGTATGCCATCGCCCTCCAGTTCGACCTCCTGCCCGGTCAGGCAGCGCGGGACGTCGCCGGACGGCGTCTGGCCGAACTGGTCGCCGCAGGCGGGCACACCATCCAGACGGGATTCATCGGCACACCGCTCGTCACACCCGCACTGAGCTCCACGGACCACACCGACACCGCCTACAAACTGCTTCTCCAACAGGAGTGCCCATCCTGGCTGTACGCGCTCAAGCACGATGCCACCACCATCTGGGAACGCTGGGACAGCATGCTCCCCGACGGGACCGTCAACCCGGGCGAGATGACCTCCTTCAACCACTACGCCCTGGGCGCGATCGCCCAGTGGCTGCACACCACGGTCGCCGGCCTCACCGCTGCCTCACCCGGCTACCGTGACATCGTTTTCCGCCCACGCCCGGGCGGAGGCATCACTTCGGCCGCTGCCGCCCACGAGTCGCCGTACGGGCGCGTGGCCATACGGTGGGAGCTGCACGCCTCGGGCATCAAGGTGCACACGACAGTGCCCACCGGCGCGAAAGCACAGATCGACTGGCCCGACGGAGGCGTGACCACCCTGGCGCCCGGCACCACCACCACGACCTGGCGGCCACGGCGCACCACCCACCGGTCCACCTCCGCCTCCACGTCCGCCGCCATACCGGCAGACCTCGCCTGAGTGCCGGCGGTCGCTGCCGTCGGCTTGGCGCGGAAAGCGGTCACCCGTGCCGGCCACCACATCGGCCCCCCGTCCCACGGCGCCTGATCAGCCACTTCTCGATCACGCCGAGGACGGGGGACACGGGGGGCAGGCCGTCCGAGGTCAGGCCGCAGCGCCCCCGCACCGCGCCGTATCCCTGAAGTCTCGGTCTGACGAGTGGCGAACCAGCGAAAGAAACTCGGGCTGTCCGACGGAGCCCTCGCCCAGATCACCACGACGCGCGGCACCGGTCAACGGCCCTGTCGGGCGAGGAGTGAGCGATGGCTGCCGGTCAGCTGTTGGTGAGGGCGGCGTCGTACTGCTCGTCGGTGACGGGCTCCAGCCAGGCGGTGCCGTCGCCGTTGTCGTCGCCGACCACGAGGGCGATGTGCGCCATGAGGGTAGTGTCGGTCGCGCCGTGCCAGTGCTCCTCGCCTGCCGGGCACTTGACGGTCTCACCGGCGCTGATGCGTACGACACTGCCGTCGCGGGTGCCGACCAGGCCGACACCGTCGGTGACGTACAGCACCTGGCCGTTGACGTGGGAGTGCCAGTTGGTGCGGGCGCCGGGGGTGAAGCGCACCAGGCCGGCCGCAAGGCGGGCGGGCTCGGTGGGGGCCTCGATCATGTTGAGGTAGACGTCGCCGGTGAAGCGCTCGGCGGGGGCCTTCATGGTGGGCGTGGACGTGATGTGTTCCATGGCTCTACTCCTTGATCGTCACTGTGGTGGGAGTGGTGCGAGGGAAATGCGAGGGAGGGCTGATCAGGCGGCGTTGTGCTCGTCGGCGATCTTCTTGAGCTGGTTGATCGCGGTCATGGCGTTGGGCCAGCCCGCGTAAAAGGCGAGGTGGGTGATGGCCTCGGACAGCTCCTCGACGCTCAGGCCGTTGTCCAGGGCGACGCCAAGGTGGTAGCCGAGCTGCTCGGAGCGGTAGAGGGCGGCCAGCACGCTCACGGTGACCAGGCTGCGGTCGCGCGGGGAGAGCTCGGGGCGCTCCCAGACGTCGGCGAAGAGGACCTCGTCGGTGACCTCCACGAGCTTGGGCGCGATGGCGGCGAGTTCCTGGGGTGCGGACTGCTTCGGCATGCGGTGACTCCTTGATCAAAACGGTGCGGGGCGGTCAGGACCACTGTGTGGCGGGCCGGTCCTCCGGCAGCCGCCACAGCCCGGTTTCCGGGGTCTCAGCTGCTGCCGATATCGAGGAAACCGCGGATCGCAGGGGTGGGGGAGGGCCTGGGCTTACAGGTACTGACAGGGCCCCCCACTCGTGCTCCGTCCGGCTTAGCCTGGAACGCGTGAGTACCGAGAGCGACATCCGCGCATTC
This window of the Streptomyces sp. NBC_01275 genome carries:
- a CDS encoding alpha-L-rhamnosidase encodes the protein MNHELKPAVATPTAEHHREPLGIGEPAPRVSWKTTAPAGWTQQAYQIEVTRTDGTHRADWVISKDSVLVDWPCDRPLASRERAAIRVRVRGTDGPASDWSPALHLETGLLEPADWTAHAISPQWQSLESPDGDRRPPLLRKDFHAGAEVEQARLYVTAHGLYEIEINGRRVGDHTLAPGWTSYDHRLRYQTHDVTEHLRAGDNTIGAWLADGWYRGRLGFHGGHSNLYGDRLALLAQLEIVHRDGTRTIIGTDTSWRAAQGPIVSSGLLDGETHDARDEQPGWSSPGFDDGDWSPVGVVTRDPATLVAPTGPPVRCTQEVAAARVTTLDGDRLLVDFGQNLVGRVRITVTGSAGHTVVVRHAEVLQDGELCVRPLRDATSTDRYILRGGDRETWEPRFTIHGFRYAEITGWRGGDPHRDIVARVHHTDMARTGWFECSDEQVNRLHENVVWSLRGNFVDVPTDCPQRDERLGWTGDIQVFAPTAAFLYDCHGMLASWLRDVAVEQHDDGTVPWFVPTIPGGPQWTPARPGAGWGDVVTLTPWALYQDSGDTGLLAAQYDSARRWVDLITELAGPSGLWNRGYQLGDWLDPSAPPDDPGAGRTDRHLIATAYYAWSTAHLARMAEVLGHDDDRQHYEQLAQRIRQAFINAHVLASGLMTSDTQTAYAIALQFDLLPGQAARDVAGRRLAELVAAGGHTIQTGFIGTPLVTPALSSTDHTDTAYKLLLQQECPSWLYALKHDATTIWERWDSMLPDGTVNPGEMTSFNHYALGAIAQWLHTTVAGLTAASPGYRDIVFRPRPGGGITSAAAAHESPYGRVAIRWELHASGIKVHTTVPTGAKAQIDWPDGGVTTLAPGTTTTTWRPRRTTHRSTSASTSAAIPADLA
- a CDS encoding cupin domain-containing protein; protein product: MEHITSTPTMKAPAERFTGDVYLNMIEAPTEPARLAAGLVRFTPGARTNWHSHVNGQVLYVTDGVGLVGTRDGSVVRISAGETVKCPAGEEHWHGATDTTLMAHIALVVGDDNGDGTAWLEPVTDEQYDAALTNS
- a CDS encoding carboxymuconolactone decarboxylase family protein, with product MPKQSAPQELAAIAPKLVEVTDEVLFADVWERPELSPRDRSLVTVSVLAALYRSEQLGYHLGVALDNGLSVEELSEAITHLAFYAGWPNAMTAINQLKKIADEHNAA